From a single Arthrobacter sp. SLBN-112 genomic region:
- the rsfS gene encoding ribosome silencing factor produces the protein MTATESSIAIARTAAKAAADKIAQDIVAMDVSERLALADVFLIASAPSERQVNAIVDGIEEELAKQDLRPVRREGRSGGRWVLLDYADVVIHVQHEEDRVFYALERLWKDCPVVDLQLGDDASAKAGAIADTE, from the coding sequence GTGACTGCAACAGAATCGTCCATCGCCATAGCCCGCACGGCCGCCAAAGCGGCCGCCGACAAGATCGCGCAGGACATCGTCGCCATGGACGTGAGCGAACGACTGGCCCTGGCCGACGTCTTCCTGATCGCGTCCGCGCCCAGCGAACGCCAGGTCAACGCCATCGTCGACGGTATTGAGGAAGAACTCGCCAAACAGGACCTGCGTCCGGTGCGGCGCGAGGGCCGCTCCGGCGGCCGGTGGGTCCTGCTGGATTACGCCGACGTTGTCATCCACGTCCAGCATGAGGAGGACCGCGTGTTCTACGCCCTGGAGCGGCTCTGGAAGGACTGCCCCGTGGTGGATCTGCAGCTTGGCGACGACGCATCCGCCAAAGCCGGAGCAATCGCCGACACCGAGTAG
- the proB gene encoding glutamate 5-kinase, translating into MTVEPAGRASDRSALAGARRIVVKVGSSSLTSIKGGISEESLTALADALAAKRNAGAEIILVSSGAIAAGLAPLGLAKRPRDLATQQAAASVGQGLLMARYTQAFGAHGVTVSQVLLTAEDLMRRSQHTNALRAMDRLLNLGVVPVVNENDTVATHEIRFGDNDRLAALVAHLVRADALVLLSDVDSLYDGPPAQGARRIPLVTGAHDLEGVSIGKAGKAGVGTGGMMTKVEAASMAAGSGIHALVTSTSNAAAALNGEDVGTWFSVNGSRKPVRLLWLAHVASVQGRLVLDEGAVRAVRHHRTSLLPAGISAVQGDFEAGDAVELAGADGTVVARGLVNYSSEELPRMLGRSTRELGEEMGSGYDREVVHVDDLVLV; encoded by the coding sequence ATGACTGTGGAGCCTGCTGGGCGCGCCTCCGACAGGAGCGCGCTGGCGGGTGCCCGCCGGATCGTCGTAAAGGTGGGGTCCTCCTCGCTGACGAGCATCAAGGGCGGCATTTCGGAGGAGTCCCTGACCGCCCTGGCAGACGCGCTGGCGGCCAAACGCAATGCGGGCGCCGAGATCATCCTGGTGTCCTCGGGCGCCATCGCCGCCGGACTGGCCCCGCTGGGACTCGCCAAGCGGCCCCGCGACCTCGCCACCCAGCAGGCGGCAGCCAGCGTGGGCCAGGGGCTGCTGATGGCCCGGTACACGCAGGCCTTCGGTGCGCACGGCGTCACCGTCAGCCAGGTCCTGCTCACGGCCGAGGACTTGATGCGCCGCAGCCAGCACACGAACGCCCTCCGCGCCATGGACCGCCTGCTGAACCTGGGCGTGGTCCCCGTCGTTAACGAGAACGACACCGTGGCCACCCACGAAATCCGTTTTGGTGACAACGACCGGCTTGCGGCACTGGTGGCGCACCTGGTGCGCGCCGATGCACTGGTGCTGCTGTCCGACGTCGACTCCCTGTATGACGGGCCCCCCGCCCAGGGTGCCAGGCGCATCCCCCTGGTCACCGGCGCGCACGACCTTGAAGGGGTTTCCATCGGCAAAGCGGGCAAGGCCGGCGTGGGCACCGGCGGAATGATGACCAAAGTGGAAGCTGCCAGCATGGCGGCCGGTTCGGGGATCCATGCCCTGGTGACCTCCACGTCCAACGCCGCCGCGGCCCTGAACGGCGAGGACGTCGGAACGTGGTTCTCCGTCAACGGTTCCCGCAAGCCGGTCCGGCTCCTGTGGCTGGCCCACGTTGCCTCGGTGCAGGGCCGCCTTGTCCTGGACGAAGGGGCGGTGCGCGCCGTACGGCATCACCGCACCTCCCTGCTGCCGGCGGGTATTTCTGCCGTGCAGGGGGACTTTGAAGCGGGCGACGCCGTGGAGCTGGCGGGGGCCGACGGCACCGTTGTGGCCCGCGGCCTGGTGAACTACTCGTCGGAGGAGCTGCCCCGCATGCTGGGGCGTTCCACCCGGGAGCTGGGCGAGGAAATGGGAAGCGGCTATGACCGCGAAGTTGTTCATGTTGACGACCTGGTGCTGGTCTGA
- a CDS encoding DUF3311 domain-containing protein: MSHSDGSGYSPNGDAVPEESRLTRDTAIRGPARPAPYIGAAVLLGAAILFPLMPQLYSFDAPRLAGMPFFYWYQLLWVPISAILTGSAYWLVTREDRRRRAEVRAGGPPRTGAGSADAGLGGDRP; encoded by the coding sequence ATGTCCCATTCAGATGGTTCCGGCTACAGCCCGAACGGCGACGCAGTTCCGGAGGAATCGCGCCTGACCCGCGATACCGCCATCCGCGGCCCGGCAAGGCCCGCTCCGTATATCGGCGCCGCCGTCCTGCTCGGCGCCGCCATCCTCTTCCCGCTCATGCCGCAGCTTTACTCCTTTGACGCGCCCAGGCTCGCCGGGATGCCCTTCTTCTACTGGTACCAACTGCTCTGGGTGCCTATTTCGGCGATCCTGACCGGCTCGGCGTATTGGCTGGTGACCAGGGAAGACCGACGACGGCGGGCAGAGGTTCGTGCCGGCGGCCCGCCCCGCACAGGCGCCGGCTCCGCCGATGCCGGGCTGGGAGGGGACCGGCCATGA
- the nadD gene encoding nicotinate-nucleotide adenylyltransferase, translated as MGGTFDPIHHGHLVAASEVAAEFDLDEVVFVPTGQPWQKSHKQVSEPEHRYLMTVIATASNPRFTVSRVDVDRPGPTYTIDTLRDLRAQRPDADLFFITGADALAQILSWKDIDELWSLAHFVGVTRPGHVLDGMGRDDVSLLEVPAMAISSSDCRARVAANNPVWYLVPDGVVQYIAKYGLYSDPPATTDEPASKAREPASTE; from the coding sequence ATGGGCGGAACATTCGATCCCATCCACCACGGCCACCTTGTCGCAGCCAGCGAAGTCGCGGCGGAATTCGACCTCGACGAGGTGGTCTTCGTTCCCACCGGGCAGCCATGGCAGAAGTCCCATAAACAGGTCAGCGAGCCCGAGCACCGCTACCTGATGACCGTCATCGCCACGGCGTCCAATCCGCGCTTCACCGTCAGCCGTGTGGACGTTGACCGTCCGGGTCCCACCTACACCATCGACACCCTCCGCGACCTCCGGGCCCAGCGCCCCGACGCCGACCTTTTCTTCATCACCGGCGCGGACGCCCTGGCCCAGATTTTGTCCTGGAAGGACATCGACGAACTGTGGTCGCTGGCCCACTTCGTGGGCGTGACGCGACCCGGACACGTCCTTGACGGCATGGGACGCGACGACGTCAGCCTCCTGGAAGTTCCGGCCATGGCCATTTCGTCCAGCGACTGCCGTGCCCGCGTGGCGGCGAACAACCCGGTCTGGTACCTGGTCCCGGACGGGGTGGTCCAGTACATCGCCAAGTACGGCCTGTATTCGGACCCGCCCGCAACCACGGATGAACCAGCTTCCAAAGCACGCGAACCAGCCAGTACTGAATGA
- a CDS encoding FAD-dependent oxidoreductase, whose amino-acid sequence MIPQPTDVVVIGAGQAGLSAAYHLQRRGLDYAVLDAEEGPGGAWRHRWRSLRMSTINGISDLPGIAKPEVDPAEPSSEFLTRYFGGYEAELGLSVHRPVKVRAVRREDDNPAGRLRVETTDGDWSARAVINATGTWTRPFWPIYPGQSSFRGRQLHVADYVSAEEFRGKHVIVVGGGISAVGLLEEISRVTTTSWFTRREPVWRDAPFDTKAGHDAVALVEDRVRKGLPPESVVSVTGLIWTPALREARERGALDRQPMFTSIEPEGVRRADGSLLKADVILWATGFRAELEHLAPLHLRGPGGGIAMDGTQVAAEPRVHLVGYGPSSSTIGANRAGRAAVAAILKLPGMATAAETVTWG is encoded by the coding sequence GTGATTCCTCAGCCAACCGACGTGGTGGTCATCGGGGCAGGCCAGGCGGGCCTGTCCGCCGCGTACCACCTCCAGCGCCGGGGCCTTGACTATGCCGTGCTCGACGCCGAGGAGGGTCCGGGCGGGGCGTGGCGGCACCGCTGGCGGAGCCTGCGGATGTCCACTATCAACGGGATCAGCGATTTGCCAGGCATCGCCAAGCCTGAGGTGGACCCGGCGGAACCAAGCTCGGAGTTCCTCACCCGCTACTTCGGAGGCTACGAGGCCGAGCTGGGGTTGTCCGTTCACCGGCCCGTGAAGGTGCGGGCTGTCAGGCGTGAAGATGACAACCCGGCCGGGCGATTGCGGGTGGAAACCACGGACGGGGACTGGAGCGCCAGGGCAGTCATCAACGCCACAGGCACCTGGACCCGCCCGTTCTGGCCCATCTACCCGGGCCAGTCCTCCTTCCGGGGCAGGCAGCTCCACGTTGCCGACTACGTCTCGGCGGAAGAGTTCCGCGGCAAGCACGTGATCGTGGTGGGCGGCGGCATTTCCGCGGTCGGCCTGCTGGAGGAGATTTCCCGCGTCACCACCACGAGCTGGTTCACCCGTAGGGAACCCGTGTGGCGCGACGCTCCGTTCGATACCAAAGCCGGCCACGATGCCGTGGCGCTCGTGGAGGACCGCGTCCGAAAGGGACTTCCACCGGAAAGCGTCGTTTCTGTGACAGGCCTTATCTGGACACCTGCCCTGCGCGAGGCCAGGGAACGGGGTGCCCTGGACCGGCAACCGATGTTCACGTCCATCGAACCGGAAGGGGTCCGCCGGGCCGACGGAAGCCTGCTCAAGGCGGACGTCATCCTCTGGGCCACGGGCTTCAGGGCGGAACTGGAACACCTCGCCCCGCTGCACCTGCGGGGGCCCGGCGGCGGAATAGCCATGGACGGAACCCAAGTGGCTGCCGAGCCGCGCGTCCACCTGGTGGGTTACGGGCCGTCGTCGTCCACTATTGGTGCCAACCGTGCAGGCCGCGCAGCCGTGGCGGCCATCCTGAAACTGCCTGGAATGGCGACGGCGGCGGAAACGGTAACGTGGGGGTGA
- the mctP gene encoding monocarboxylate uptake permease MctP, whose amino-acid sequence MNGREINWTAFVIVVVLFVVVAVMGFLAAKWRRSEEVEGLHSLDEWGLGGRGFGTWITWFLLGGDLYTAYTFVAVPAAMWATGAVSGFFAVPYTIVLYPIIFIIMSRLWSVSHRHGYVTSADFVGGRYGSRWLSLAVAVTGIVATMPYIALQLVGIKAVLTVLGLGSSENVLLTDLPLILAFVVLAAYTYTSGLRAPAMIAVVKDLLIYLAVIVAVIYLPIKFGGWDTIFSSAQAKLGTVNQATGKPAGVFIPGAANYSAYWSLALGSAMALFMYPHSVTAVLASKARNTIRRNAAILPLYSLMLGFLALLGFVAIKAGTKPIDLDGSVNPQLVVPQLFLDHFPAWFAGIALAAIAIGALVPAAIMSIAAANMFTRNIYRDFIRPDVDPRTEAKVSKIVSLVVKVGALVFVIAMDQSAAINMQLLGGIWILQTFPAVVAGLYTRWFDRWALLIGWAVGIIFGTVSAYNVINPVTKAHFGGSVAPIPGTDFSVYIAVSAFALNLIVAAVLTLVLRALKVRTGKDLTRPTDYAADETDPKVVQIEKTQHFTQPGGPSPVA is encoded by the coding sequence ATGAACGGACGCGAGATCAACTGGACTGCCTTTGTCATTGTCGTGGTGCTATTTGTCGTCGTGGCCGTCATGGGTTTCCTGGCCGCGAAATGGCGCCGCAGCGAAGAGGTGGAAGGACTGCACAGCCTGGACGAGTGGGGCCTGGGCGGCCGCGGATTCGGTACCTGGATCACCTGGTTCCTGCTGGGCGGGGACCTTTACACGGCGTACACGTTTGTTGCAGTTCCGGCGGCAATGTGGGCTACGGGTGCGGTCAGCGGCTTCTTTGCCGTGCCTTACACCATCGTCCTTTACCCGATCATCTTCATCATCATGAGCCGCCTGTGGTCGGTGTCCCACCGGCACGGCTACGTCACCTCGGCGGATTTCGTGGGCGGACGCTACGGGAGCCGCTGGCTCTCGCTGGCGGTCGCCGTCACGGGCATCGTGGCCACCATGCCCTACATCGCGCTGCAGCTGGTGGGCATCAAGGCCGTACTCACGGTTCTGGGGCTGGGGAGCTCGGAGAACGTGCTGTTGACGGACCTGCCGCTGATCCTGGCTTTCGTGGTCCTCGCCGCGTACACCTACACGTCGGGGCTGCGGGCGCCGGCGATGATCGCCGTCGTCAAGGACCTTTTGATCTACCTTGCCGTCATCGTCGCCGTGATCTACCTGCCCATCAAGTTCGGCGGCTGGGACACCATCTTCAGCTCTGCGCAGGCCAAGCTGGGGACGGTGAACCAGGCCACGGGCAAGCCCGCCGGGGTGTTCATCCCGGGGGCTGCCAATTACTCGGCCTACTGGTCGCTGGCGTTGGGTTCGGCCATGGCGCTGTTCATGTATCCGCACTCAGTGACGGCGGTGCTGGCGTCAAAGGCCCGCAATACCATCCGCCGCAACGCCGCCATCCTGCCGCTGTACTCGCTGATGCTTGGTTTCCTGGCGCTGCTGGGCTTCGTGGCCATCAAGGCGGGCACCAAGCCCATCGACCTGGACGGGTCGGTCAACCCGCAGCTGGTGGTTCCGCAGCTGTTCCTTGACCACTTCCCCGCCTGGTTCGCGGGAATAGCGCTGGCTGCCATCGCCATCGGGGCACTGGTACCCGCGGCCATCATGTCCATTGCGGCGGCGAACATGTTCACCCGCAACATCTACCGCGACTTCATCCGCCCCGACGTCGATCCCAGGACAGAGGCGAAGGTGTCAAAGATCGTCTCGCTGGTGGTGAAGGTGGGCGCACTGGTCTTCGTGATCGCCATGGACCAGTCAGCGGCCATCAACATGCAGCTGCTGGGCGGCATCTGGATCCTGCAGACCTTCCCGGCCGTGGTGGCAGGCCTTTACACCCGGTGGTTCGACCGGTGGGCGCTGCTCATCGGCTGGGCTGTGGGCATCATCTTCGGAACCGTCTCCGCCTACAACGTCATCAACCCCGTCACGAAGGCGCACTTCGGCGGCTCCGTGGCCCCCATCCCCGGGACGGATTTCAGCGTCTACATTGCGGTCTCGGCATTCGCCCTGAACCTCATTGTCGCCGCCGTCCTGACCCTCGTGCTGCGGGCCCTGAAGGTCCGCACGGGCAAGGACCTTACCCGTCCCACGGACTACGCCGCCGACGAAACGGACCCAAAGGTGGTGCAGATCGAGAAGACCCAGCACTTCACCCAGCCTGGGGGTCCTTCCCCGGTGGCCTAA
- a CDS encoding glutamate-5-semialdehyde dehydrogenase: MTEALTHTAETTGTTAAQAQPGPAAEPGSAGAPLSAAEVEAAVHAIADRSRHAARRMATANRAWKDRALRAVGAALQESAPAILTANAMDVDKGKANGTSKALLDRLTLTETRISGLVAALENLANLPDPVGNVVRGQTLPNGLRLRQVNVPMGVVAAIYEARPNVTVDIAGLALKSGNAVILRGGSAAEATNQVLVRVLREALESVGLPADAVQTVDQFGRAGANVLMKARGRVDVLIPRGGRDLIQTVVTNSAVPVIETGEGNVHIFIDESADENMAVEILLNAKTQRPSVCNTVETLLVHSGSTVLPSVAAALRAAGVRLHVDERISAALPGIETQPATDVDWGTEYMDLDLAVAMVDTLDEAVEHIRAWSTGHTEAILTNSLANAERFIAEVDSAAVIVNASTRFTDGGELGLGAEVGISTQKLHARGPMGLTELTTTKWIVQGEGQVRG; encoded by the coding sequence ATGACTGAAGCCCTGACCCATACTGCTGAAACCACCGGAACCACTGCTGCGCAGGCGCAGCCGGGTCCCGCGGCAGAACCGGGATCAGCTGGGGCGCCGCTTTCCGCTGCAGAAGTTGAAGCGGCAGTCCACGCCATCGCTGACCGGTCCCGCCACGCCGCCCGCCGGATGGCCACCGCCAACCGGGCCTGGAAGGACCGTGCCCTCCGCGCCGTCGGGGCCGCCCTGCAGGAGAGTGCCCCGGCCATCCTCACGGCCAACGCCATGGACGTGGACAAGGGCAAGGCCAACGGCACATCCAAGGCGCTCCTGGACCGCCTCACGCTTACCGAAACACGCATTTCCGGGCTGGTGGCCGCCCTTGAAAACCTGGCCAACCTCCCGGATCCTGTGGGCAACGTAGTCCGCGGCCAGACCCTTCCCAACGGGCTCCGCCTCCGCCAGGTCAACGTGCCCATGGGCGTGGTGGCAGCCATCTACGAGGCAAGGCCCAACGTCACGGTGGACATCGCGGGGCTGGCGCTCAAGAGCGGCAACGCCGTCATCCTGCGCGGCGGCAGTGCCGCCGAGGCCACCAACCAGGTCCTGGTGCGGGTGCTGCGCGAGGCGCTCGAATCCGTTGGCCTGCCCGCTGATGCCGTCCAGACCGTGGACCAGTTCGGCCGCGCCGGAGCCAACGTGCTGATGAAGGCCCGGGGCCGGGTGGACGTGCTGATTCCCCGCGGCGGCCGGGACCTGATCCAGACCGTGGTCACCAACTCCGCGGTGCCCGTCATCGAGACGGGGGAGGGGAACGTCCACATCTTCATCGACGAGTCCGCTGACGAAAACATGGCCGTGGAGATCCTGCTCAACGCCAAAACCCAGCGCCCCAGTGTCTGCAACACGGTGGAGACACTGCTGGTCCACTCGGGCTCTACCGTCCTGCCCTCCGTCGCCGCCGCCCTGCGCGCCGCCGGCGTCCGCCTGCACGTCGACGAACGCATCAGCGCCGCACTGCCCGGGATCGAGACCCAGCCGGCCACGGATGTGGACTGGGGAACCGAATACATGGACCTGGACCTCGCCGTGGCCATGGTGGACACCCTCGACGAAGCCGTCGAGCACATCCGTGCCTGGTCCACCGGGCACACCGAAGCCATCCTCACCAACAGCCTTGCCAACGCCGAACGGTTCATCGCGGAGGTGGATTCCGCGGCGGTGATCGTCAACGCTTCCACGCGGTTTACCGACGGCGGGGAACTCGGCCTTGGTGCCGAGGTGGGCATTTCCACCCAGAAGCTGCACGCCCGCGGCCCCATGGGCCTGACCGAGCTCACCACCACCAAGTGGATCGTCCAGGGCGAAGGCCAGGTCCGCGGGTAG
- a CDS encoding class I SAM-dependent methyltransferase, protein MDTGAAAQTGTGSTGHAARLEKALGVVLGTGQIPLRLRAWDGSEAGPPDAPVLEFKSRRALRRILWSPGQLGLSRAYVAGEIDTPGDIFAAFTALSSAGKFAEPGPFRPLSAGELWLLLRTAVRLGAVGPNPAPPPEEARIAKKGRMHSRRRDSAAISHHYDVGNDFYALVLGPSMVYSCAVWPDDGAAAAAPSGGGTDAGLDAGPSAGPAAGLDGAQEAKLDLVCRKLGLQPGMRVLDVGCGWGSFALHAAARYGVSVVGVTLSTEQAGLARKRAAEAGLTDRVDIRVQDYRDVRDGPFDAISSIGMSEHVGRAQTPAYAEALYGLLRPGGRLLNHAISWNAVPTSPDPDSFIPRYVFPDGEMISLGEMVAALESARFEVLDVEALRRHYALTLRAWVSRLERNWDEAVKLAGAGRARVWRLYMASSAIGFETGLTGVNQVLVRRPGGEEPPLRRTAWM, encoded by the coding sequence ATGGACACTGGAGCAGCCGCACAAACCGGAACCGGAAGCACTGGGCATGCCGCCCGGCTGGAAAAAGCCTTGGGGGTGGTCCTGGGGACCGGGCAGATACCCCTGCGCCTGCGTGCGTGGGATGGTTCGGAAGCCGGCCCGCCTGACGCGCCGGTCCTGGAGTTCAAATCCCGACGGGCCCTGCGGCGCATCCTTTGGTCGCCCGGGCAGCTGGGGCTGAGCCGTGCTTACGTGGCGGGTGAAATCGACACACCCGGCGACATCTTCGCGGCGTTCACGGCGTTGAGCTCGGCGGGCAAGTTCGCCGAGCCCGGACCTTTCCGCCCGCTCTCCGCCGGCGAGCTCTGGCTGCTGCTGCGCACCGCTGTCCGCCTCGGTGCCGTCGGGCCCAACCCGGCACCGCCCCCGGAGGAGGCACGCATCGCCAAGAAAGGAAGGATGCACTCCCGGCGCCGGGACTCGGCTGCCATCTCCCATCATTACGACGTCGGCAACGACTTCTACGCCCTGGTGCTGGGACCATCGATGGTCTATTCCTGCGCAGTATGGCCGGACGACGGCGCCGCTGCGGCAGCGCCGTCCGGGGGCGGCACGGATGCTGGCCTGGATGCGGGCCCCTCCGCGGGGCCGGCGGCCGGCCTGGATGGTGCGCAGGAGGCCAAGCTGGACCTGGTCTGCCGCAAACTGGGCCTTCAGCCGGGGATGCGAGTCCTGGATGTGGGATGCGGCTGGGGCAGCTTCGCCCTTCACGCTGCAGCCAGGTACGGGGTCAGCGTGGTGGGAGTGACGCTCTCCACCGAGCAGGCAGGCCTGGCCCGGAAACGTGCAGCGGAGGCCGGCCTGACGGACAGGGTGGACATCCGGGTGCAGGATTACCGGGACGTACGGGACGGGCCCTTCGACGCCATCAGTTCCATCGGAATGTCCGAACACGTGGGGCGGGCGCAGACGCCCGCCTACGCGGAGGCCCTTTATGGGCTGCTCCGGCCCGGCGGCCGGCTGCTGAACCATGCCATTTCCTGGAATGCGGTCCCCACAAGCCCGGACCCGGACTCCTTCATCCCCCGGTACGTTTTTCCCGATGGCGAAATGATCAGCCTGGGCGAGATGGTGGCCGCCCTGGAATCGGCACGGTTCGAAGTCCTGGACGTGGAGGCTCTGCGCCGCCATTACGCCCTGACGCTCCGGGCGTGGGTAAGCCGGCTTGAGCGGAACTGGGACGAGGCGGTAAAGCTGGCCGGTGCGGGACGGGCCCGTGTCTGGCGGCTCTACATGGCCAGCAGTGCCATTGGGTTCGAAACCGGGCTCACCGGAGTCAACCAGGTCCTGGTGCGCCGCCCGGGCGGGGAGGAACCGCCGCTGCGGCGCACCGCCTGGATGTGA